A genomic stretch from Bradyrhizobium sp. 195 includes:
- a CDS encoding acyl carrier protein: MSVRSKVIEAIQQIAREQHVTLPALSDDLSLHETGFDSLAFAILVARLEDDTGVDPFTISEDAAFPATVGDFVRAYENVPA; encoded by the coding sequence ATGTCGGTAAGGTCTAAGGTCATTGAGGCGATCCAGCAGATCGCCAGAGAGCAGCACGTCACGCTTCCCGCTCTTTCGGACGATCTGTCCCTGCACGAGACGGGCTTCGACTCGCTCGCCTTCGCCATTCTGGTCGCGCGTCTCGAGGACGACACCGGCGTCGACCCCTTCACCATTTCCGAGGACGCAGCATTCCCCGCCACGGTGGGCGATTTCGTGCGGGCCTACGAAAATGTCCCCGCGTGA
- a CDS encoding long-chain-acyl-CoA synthetase, whose product MTTGVIEQPKTARAPSASKIWLKAIELTARIETLPGRLFADVVDDWAQRQPDRVALVTDDRSLDYSGLSKRINRYARWARSLGVAKGDTVALIMPNGIDYVAAWLGISRVGGVIALLNTKLVGQSLAHCIDVARPAHIIVAHELTGVLESATPHLKTQAKVWTHGDARGDRAIDVALAALDEAPLSPEEHGEVTIDDRALLIYTSGTTGLPKAASISHRRILNWGFWFAGLTGATPQDRLYDCLPLFHSVGGIVAPCSMLAAGGSVVIAEKFSASHFWSDIVRHDCTLFQYIGELCRYLLKAPPSEYENRHRLRLVCGNGLRGDIWGDFQDRFAIPRILEFYAATEGNFSLFNVEGQRGAIGRIPPLLAHRFPANLVKLDPDSGMPLRNEEGLCLACDRGEAGEAIGRIGTADEGGGRFEGYTDTGETEKKILRDVFARGDAWFRTGDLMRIDDKGFFHFVDRIGDTFRWKGENVATSEVNDAMRDFTGVVDATTYGVSISGTDGRAGMSAIVVNEGFDIAALPAHLAQRLPAYACPVFIRISCEIDATETFKQKKGDLAREGFDPAAISDPLFMADPESGAYVALDAEAYARILDGSIRL is encoded by the coding sequence ATGACGACCGGTGTCATCGAGCAACCGAAAACCGCGCGCGCGCCGTCGGCTTCAAAGATCTGGCTGAAGGCCATTGAGCTCACCGCGCGCATCGAGACACTGCCAGGCCGCCTGTTCGCCGACGTCGTCGATGACTGGGCGCAGCGCCAGCCCGACCGGGTCGCGCTGGTCACCGATGACAGAAGTCTCGACTATTCAGGTCTGTCGAAGCGCATCAATCGCTACGCGCGCTGGGCGCGCTCGCTCGGCGTGGCCAAGGGTGATACCGTCGCGTTGATCATGCCGAACGGCATCGACTATGTCGCGGCATGGCTCGGCATCAGCCGGGTTGGCGGGGTGATCGCGCTCCTCAACACCAAGCTGGTCGGGCAATCGCTCGCGCATTGCATTGACGTCGCCCGGCCCGCTCATATCATCGTGGCGCATGAGCTGACGGGGGTGTTGGAGAGCGCTACGCCGCATCTGAAAACGCAGGCCAAGGTGTGGACGCATGGCGATGCCCGTGGCGATCGCGCGATCGACGTCGCGCTGGCGGCGCTGGACGAGGCGCCGCTGTCGCCGGAGGAGCACGGCGAGGTCACCATCGATGACCGTGCGCTGCTGATCTACACCTCAGGCACCACCGGCCTGCCGAAAGCCGCCAGCATCAGTCACCGCCGCATTCTCAATTGGGGTTTCTGGTTCGCCGGCCTCACCGGCGCGACGCCTCAGGATCGGCTCTATGACTGCCTGCCGTTGTTCCACTCGGTCGGCGGCATCGTCGCGCCGTGCAGCATGCTTGCTGCCGGTGGCTCGGTGGTGATCGCTGAGAAATTCTCCGCCTCGCATTTCTGGTCCGACATTGTGCGCCACGACTGCACGCTGTTTCAGTATATCGGCGAGCTCTGCCGTTATCTGCTCAAGGCGCCGCCGTCGGAATACGAGAATCGTCATCGTCTCCGGCTCGTCTGCGGCAACGGCCTGCGCGGCGACATCTGGGGCGACTTTCAGGATCGTTTCGCCATTCCCCGTATCCTCGAATTCTATGCGGCGACGGAAGGCAATTTCTCGCTGTTCAACGTCGAGGGCCAGCGAGGGGCGATTGGTCGCATCCCGCCGCTGCTCGCGCATCGCTTCCCTGCCAATCTCGTCAAGCTCGACCCGGACAGCGGCATGCCGCTGCGCAACGAAGAGGGATTGTGCCTCGCCTGCGACCGCGGCGAGGCCGGCGAAGCCATCGGCCGCATCGGTACCGCCGATGAGGGCGGCGGCCGCTTCGAGGGCTACACCGACACCGGCGAGACCGAAAAGAAGATTCTTCGCGATGTGTTTGCCAGGGGCGATGCCTGGTTCCGCACCGGCGATCTGATGCGGATTGACGACAAGGGCTTCTTCCATTTCGTCGATCGCATCGGGGACACTTTCCGCTGGAAAGGCGAGAACGTCGCGACCTCGGAGGTGAATGACGCAATGCGCGACTTCACCGGCGTGGTCGATGCGACCACCTACGGCGTCAGCATTTCCGGCACCGACGGCCGCGCCGGCATGAGTGCGATCGTCGTCAACGAGGGTTTTGACATTGCCGCGTTGCCCGCACATCTCGCGCAGCGGCTGCCGGCCTATGCATGCCCGGTTTTCATCCGCATCTCCTGCGAGATCGATGCGACCGAGACGTTCAAGCAGAAGAAGGGCGATCTCGCGCGGGAAGGCTTCGATCCAGCCGCGATCTCCGATCCGTTGTTCATGGCAGACCCGGAATCCGGGGCCTATGTGGCGTTGGACGCGGAGGCCTATGCGCGGATCCTGGACGGCTCGATCAGGCTGTAG
- a CDS encoding class I adenylate-forming enzyme family protein produces the protein MSPREIFALRDHLGAELKGRTISDAHDVVSLTEILSQTVLGGRLRELSGRAVLLKLSDQLRSGLAMIELDGIARRMLLCPPDLNPAHLDALIADAEIDAVVTDEPDRWADTGIALVVTAHLPLEATAPVRSERATEWLMLTSGTSGVPKIAGHTLEALTGAIVAEGPARGPAPVWATFYDIRRYGGLQIFLRAVLSGGSMVLSDPHEALGDHVTRLKARGVSHISGTPSHWRKLLMSGSATQFAPRYVRLSGEIADQAVLDGLKAAFPNSSVGHAYASTEAGVGFAVNDGLEGFPADYLGNRNGVEMKVVDGSLRIRSTRTAHAYVGRNAAPLTDDDGFVDSGDIVELRGERYYFVGRRGGIINIGGLKVHPEEIEAVINRHPDVRMSRAKSRKSPITGGIVVADVILTEGTDPARAKEIRDQILERCRAQLASHKVPAVIRFVEALDVTPAGKLARTDA, from the coding sequence ATGTCCCCGCGTGAGATCTTTGCGCTCCGCGACCATCTCGGCGCGGAGCTGAAGGGCCGCACGATCTCCGATGCGCACGATGTCGTGTCGCTGACCGAGATCCTGTCGCAGACGGTTCTGGGCGGCCGCCTTCGCGAGCTGTCGGGTCGCGCCGTGCTGCTCAAACTATCCGACCAGCTTCGCTCCGGCCTTGCCATGATCGAGCTCGATGGCATCGCCCGTCGCATGCTGCTGTGTCCACCCGATCTCAACCCGGCACATCTCGACGCGCTGATCGCGGATGCCGAGATTGACGCCGTCGTCACCGACGAGCCCGACCGCTGGGCCGACACGGGCATCGCGCTCGTCGTCACCGCACACTTGCCGCTTGAAGCCACCGCGCCGGTCAGGTCCGAACGCGCCACGGAATGGCTGATGCTCACCTCGGGCACGTCGGGCGTACCGAAAATCGCGGGCCATACACTGGAGGCGCTCACCGGTGCGATCGTCGCCGAAGGTCCCGCGCGCGGACCGGCGCCGGTGTGGGCGACATTCTACGACATTCGCCGCTACGGCGGCCTGCAAATCTTCCTTCGCGCCGTTCTCTCCGGCGGCTCGATGGTGTTGTCGGACCCGCATGAGGCGCTCGGTGATCACGTGACGCGGCTGAAGGCGCGTGGCGTCTCGCACATCTCCGGCACGCCTTCGCATTGGCGCAAGCTCCTGATGAGCGGTTCGGCCACGCAATTCGCGCCTCGCTACGTCCGCCTCTCCGGTGAAATCGCCGACCAGGCGGTGCTCGACGGCCTGAAGGCGGCATTTCCAAATTCCTCCGTCGGTCATGCCTATGCCTCCACCGAAGCCGGTGTCGGCTTCGCCGTGAATGACGGGCTGGAAGGTTTTCCGGCCGACTATCTCGGCAATCGCAACGGTGTCGAGATGAAAGTGGTCGACGGCTCGCTCCGTATCCGTTCGACGCGCACCGCGCATGCCTATGTCGGCCGCAATGCCGCCCCGCTTACCGATGACGACGGATTTGTCGACAGCGGCGACATCGTCGAGCTGCGCGGTGAGCGCTACTATTTTGTCGGCCGCCGCGGCGGCATCATCAATATCGGTGGGCTGAAGGTCCATCCCGAAGAGATCGAGGCGGTGATCAACCGCCATCCCGACGTGCGGATGTCTCGGGCCAAGTCGCGGAAGAGCCCGATCACCGGCGGCATCGTGGTCGCCGACGTGATCCTCACTGAGGGCACTGATCCGGCGCGCGCGAAAGAGATCCGCGACCAGATCCTGGAGCGGTGCCGCGCCCAGCTTGCCTCGCACAAGGTGCCGGCGGTGATCCGCTTCGTCGAGGCGCTCGATGTCACCCCGGCCGGAAAATTGGCGCGAACCGATGCATAA
- a CDS encoding DUF3095 domain-containing protein yields MTSGESFYGGIPVFRGFTSLMDPALYAPLPDDWSIGVADIVDSTKAIAAQRYKAVNMAGAAVIAAVTNALEGREFPFVFGGDGASFAVAPRDLEPAREALAATATWVREDLDLTMRVALVPVSAIRAHGLDVRVARFGPSANLSYAMFSGGGLAWADAAMKRGEFAVPEAPAGTQPDLSGLSCRFEVIPASRGLILSVLVMPARGVDPHAFRKVIEDIIHLVERSPDGARPVPPQGPPLKWPPQGLDFEARTKRGGPLLARRASVLAYTLFVYLIMRFDLNVGGFVPHVYKRQVVENSDFRKYDDGLRMILDCTPELERALNDRLTAAAREGIVRYGLYQQDAAMMTCFTPSALRSDHVHFIDGARGGYASAATALKAMMA; encoded by the coding sequence ATGACCTCAGGCGAATCCTTCTATGGCGGCATTCCCGTCTTCCGCGGCTTCACCAGCCTGATGGACCCTGCCCTCTATGCGCCGCTGCCGGACGACTGGAGTATCGGCGTTGCCGATATCGTCGATTCCACCAAGGCGATCGCGGCACAGCGCTACAAGGCGGTGAATATGGCCGGCGCCGCCGTGATCGCGGCGGTGACGAACGCGCTGGAGGGACGCGAATTCCCCTTCGTGTTCGGCGGCGACGGCGCCAGCTTTGCTGTGGCGCCTCGCGATCTCGAACCTGCCCGCGAGGCGCTGGCTGCAACCGCGACCTGGGTGCGGGAGGATCTCGATTTGACGATGCGCGTCGCGCTGGTGCCGGTCAGCGCCATTCGAGCGCATGGCCTCGACGTGCGCGTCGCGCGCTTCGGCCCCTCGGCAAACCTGTCCTACGCAATGTTCTCCGGCGGCGGCCTCGCCTGGGCCGACGCTGCGATGAAGCGCGGGGAGTTTGCCGTCCCCGAAGCGCCGGCGGGCACGCAGCCCGATCTCTCGGGCCTGTCCTGCCGCTTCGAGGTGATCCCGGCCTCACGTGGGCTGATCCTGTCGGTGCTGGTGATGCCCGCTCGCGGCGTCGATCCGCATGCTTTTCGCAAGGTGATCGAGGACATCATCCACCTCGTCGAACGCAGCCCGGACGGTGCACGCCCGGTGCCGCCGCAGGGGCCGCCGCTGAAATGGCCGCCGCAAGGGCTGGACTTCGAGGCCCGCACCAAGCGCGGTGGTCCGCTGCTCGCGCGCCGCGCCAGCGTGCTGGCCTATACGCTGTTCGTTTACCTGATCATGCGCTTCGACCTTAACGTCGGCGGCTTCGTGCCACACGTCTACAAACGTCAGGTGGTCGAGAACTCGGACTTCAGGAAGTATGACGATGGCCTGCGCATGATCCTCGACTGTACGCCGGAGCTCGAACGCGCCCTCAACGATCGTCTGACAGCGGCCGCGCGCGAGGGCATCGTGCGCTATGGCCTCTATCAGCAGGACGCCGCCATGATGACCTGCTTCACGCCCTCGGCGCTGCGCAGCGATCACGTCCACTTCATCGATGGCGCGCGGGGCGGCTACGCCTCGGCGGCGACCGCGCTGAAGGCGATGATGGCGTGA
- a CDS encoding DUF3551 domain-containing protein, which translates to MRFSFGLIMTAGALLTAAPSHAQTFDPRYPVCMHVYSGANGGGGEWYDCSFTSLPQCRATAFGRSAICDLNPYYPLNAAPPRFRHRQTG; encoded by the coding sequence ATGCGCTTCTCGTTCGGCCTGATCATGACTGCTGGCGCACTGCTGACGGCCGCGCCGTCGCATGCGCAGACCTTTGATCCGCGTTACCCCGTCTGCATGCACGTTTATTCAGGTGCGAACGGGGGAGGTGGGGAGTGGTACGACTGCTCCTTCACCTCGTTGCCGCAGTGCCGCGCCACCGCTTTCGGCCGTTCCGCGATCTGTGACCTCAATCCGTATTATCCGCTCAATGCAGCGCCGCCGCGCTTCCGTCACAGGCAAACCGGCTAG
- a CDS encoding DUF3551 domain-containing protein: MRLSILTLTAIATLFVAADAGAQTYDPRYPVCMHVYTPGGGFGGGGGDYFDCSFTSLPQCRATASGRSASCDLNPYYAFDQPPPRRRHKKVQ, from the coding sequence ATGCGCCTGTCGATCTTGACCCTCACCGCGATTGCGACGCTGTTCGTCGCGGCAGATGCCGGCGCCCAAACCTATGATCCGCGCTACCCGGTGTGCATGCACGTTTACACGCCCGGCGGTGGCTTCGGCGGTGGTGGCGGCGACTATTTCGACTGCTCTTTCACCTCGCTGCCGCAGTGCCGCGCGACCGCATCGGGCCGCTCGGCGAGCTGCGACCTCAACCCCTATTACGCCTTCGACCAGCCGCCGCCGCGCCGGCGCCACAAGAAGGTGCAATAG
- a CDS encoding SDR family NAD(P)-dependent oxidoreductase has protein sequence MHNNVLVTGGSRGIGLSIGRRLAGAGYNVIAAARRESEELKAAIAGSDGRLHFRACDLAVIDAIPAFAKLVRNEFGPVYGLVNNAGLGTEGLLATMHNSEIEALVQLNVLSPIILTKYVARQMMADGAGRIINISSIIATTGYNGLSVYGATKAAATGFTRSLAREVGKVGITVNAIAPGFIDTELTHNLSDEGRKRIASRSALRRLPETDDVARMVEYLLGEGGRNVTGTVFTVDAGNTA, from the coding sequence ATGCATAATAACGTTCTCGTCACTGGCGGCAGTCGCGGCATTGGTCTTTCGATCGGCAGACGCCTCGCTGGCGCCGGCTACAACGTGATCGCGGCGGCGCGGCGTGAGAGCGAAGAGCTCAAGGCTGCGATTGCCGGGTCTGACGGGCGCCTGCATTTCCGCGCCTGCGACCTCGCCGTGATCGACGCGATTCCGGCTTTTGCAAAACTGGTGCGCAACGAATTCGGCCCGGTCTACGGCCTCGTCAACAATGCCGGCCTCGGTACCGAAGGCCTGCTCGCCACCATGCATAATTCCGAGATCGAAGCGCTGGTGCAGCTCAACGTGCTGTCGCCGATCATCCTCACCAAATATGTGGCGCGGCAGATGATGGCGGACGGCGCCGGCCGCATCATCAACATCTCCTCGATCATCGCGACCACCGGCTATAACGGCCTGTCCGTCTATGGCGCGACCAAGGCCGCGGCCACCGGCTTCACCCGCTCGCTGGCGCGCGAGGTCGGCAAGGTCGGCATCACCGTGAACGCGATCGCGCCGGGCTTCATCGACACCGAACTCACGCACAATCTTTCCGACGAGGGGCGCAAACGCATCGCCAGCCGCAGCGCGCTGCGCCGCCTGCCGGAGACGGACGACGTCGCGCGCATGGTGGAATACCTGCTCGGCGAGGGCGGCCGCAATGTCACCGGGACCGTGTTCACGGTCGACGCCGGGAATACGGCGTAA
- a CDS encoding DUF2147 domain-containing protein, producing MTSRFAALIVLLAALLGASAACAQNADGTWLTQAGDARVKVSKCGDGICGHIVWLREPYDTATGQPATDSKNPNPALARRAMIGLPLFSGMQSSGPNKWSGQIYNADDGSSYASSVTVMSADSLRVEGCVGALCGGETWTRAGGK from the coding sequence ATGACTTCCAGATTCGCTGCTCTCATCGTCCTCCTCGCTGCGCTGCTTGGCGCATCTGCCGCCTGTGCGCAGAACGCCGACGGGACATGGCTGACCCAGGCGGGCGATGCGCGCGTGAAGGTCAGCAAATGCGGCGACGGCATCTGTGGCCACATCGTCTGGCTGCGCGAACCCTACGACACCGCGACCGGCCAGCCCGCCACCGACAGCAAGAATCCCAATCCGGCGCTCGCCAGGCGAGCGATGATCGGCCTGCCATTGTTCAGCGGCATGCAGTCATCGGGTCCGAACAAATGGTCGGGCCAGATCTACAACGCCGACGATGGCAGCAGCTATGCCAGCAGCGTCACGGTGATGTCAGCGGATTCGCTGCGGGTCGAAGGCTGCGTCGGCGCGCTCTGCGGCGGCGAGACCTGGACGCGCGCGGGAGGTAAGTGA
- the htpG gene encoding molecular chaperone HtpG — protein MTTSDMAVHTQPFQAEVSELLHLMVHSVYSETDIFLRELVSNASDACDKLRYEAIASPALLGEGDALKIRIIPNKQATTLTIADNGVGMERQELIDHLGTIARSGTKAFVSKLKEAKDGLGLIGQFGVGFYSAFMVAEKIVVLSRRAGESDVWTWTSSGGSGFEIARASDEEAARLTRGTEIVLHLKDDARKYLETYEIERIVGAYSDNILFPIELVPDEGEPRQINSASALWQRSKSELTADDYKKAYQQIASAFDDPAMTLHYRAEGRYSYAVLLFAPSTKPFDLFEPNRKGLVKLYVRRVFITDDADLLPGYLRFIRGVVDSEDLPLNISREMLQNNPQLAQIRKAVATRVVSELESLAEKDPDDFAKIWDAFGAVLKEGIYEDFERREKLLALSRFTTTSGEKRSLKQVIADFKPNQTEIYYLVGDSIERLKSNPRLEAATARGIEVLLLSDPVDAFWTSMPSEFDGKPLKSLSQGDLNLDLIPRVDDKDEPKKEEPAADEAATIAVIKAALGERVSDVKASTRLTSSASCLVADSQGPSRELERILAQQNRGMKTKPILEINLRHPMVGAITKAQAGSKAVDDLSLLLLEQAQILDGELPEDPAAFAARLNRLVLQGLGA, from the coding sequence ATGACGACGTCAGACATGGCTGTGCATACGCAGCCCTTCCAGGCCGAAGTTTCCGAGCTTTTGCACCTCATGGTGCACTCCGTCTATTCCGAGACCGACATCTTCCTGCGCGAGCTCGTCTCCAACGCGTCGGATGCCTGCGACAAGTTGCGCTACGAGGCGATCGCCAGCCCGGCGCTGCTCGGCGAGGGCGATGCCCTCAAGATCCGCATCATTCCAAACAAGCAGGCCACGACGCTCACAATCGCCGACAACGGCGTCGGCATGGAGCGGCAGGAGCTGATCGATCATCTCGGCACCATCGCTCGCTCCGGCACCAAGGCGTTCGTGTCGAAGCTGAAGGAGGCCAAGGACGGCCTCGGCTTGATCGGCCAATTCGGCGTCGGCTTCTATTCCGCCTTCATGGTCGCGGAGAAGATCGTCGTGCTCAGCCGCCGCGCCGGCGAGAGCGACGTCTGGACCTGGACATCCTCCGGCGGCTCCGGCTTCGAGATTGCTCGTGCCAGTGACGAGGAGGCCGCGCGCCTGACGCGCGGCACGGAGATCGTTCTGCACCTCAAGGATGATGCCAGGAAATATCTCGAGACCTACGAGATTGAGCGCATCGTCGGTGCCTATTCCGACAATATTCTGTTTCCCATCGAGCTCGTGCCGGATGAAGGCGAGCCGCGCCAGATCAATTCGGCGAGCGCGCTCTGGCAGCGCTCGAAATCCGAGCTGACCGCGGACGACTACAAGAAGGCCTATCAGCAGATCGCGTCCGCCTTCGACGATCCCGCGATGACGCTGCATTACCGGGCCGAGGGCCGCTACTCCTACGCCGTGCTGCTGTTCGCGCCCTCGACCAAGCCGTTCGACCTGTTCGAGCCGAACCGCAAGGGCCTGGTGAAGCTTTACGTCCGCCGCGTCTTCATCACCGATGACGCCGATCTCTTGCCAGGCTACCTCCGCTTCATCCGCGGCGTCGTCGACAGCGAGGATCTGCCGCTCAACATCTCCCGGGAGATGCTTCAGAACAATCCGCAGCTCGCGCAGATCCGCAAGGCGGTGGCGACCCGGGTCGTCTCGGAGCTCGAAAGTCTCGCCGAGAAGGATCCGGACGATTTCGCCAAGATCTGGGACGCCTTCGGCGCGGTGCTGAAGGAAGGCATTTACGAAGACTTCGAACGTCGCGAAAAGCTGCTGGCGCTGTCGCGCTTCACCACGACGTCGGGCGAGAAGCGGTCGCTGAAGCAGGTCATCGCCGATTTCAAGCCGAACCAGACCGAGATCTATTATCTCGTCGGCGACAGCATCGAGCGGCTGAAATCCAATCCGCGGCTCGAGGCCGCGACCGCGCGCGGCATCGAGGTGCTACTGCTGTCCGATCCGGTCGACGCCTTCTGGACCTCGATGCCCTCGGAGTTCGACGGCAAGCCGCTGAAATCGCTGAGCCAGGGCGATCTCAATCTCGACCTGATTCCGCGGGTCGACGACAAGGACGAGCCGAAGAAGGAGGAGCCGGCCGCCGATGAAGCCGCCACCATCGCGGTGATCAAGGCCGCGCTTGGCGAGCGCGTCAGCGACGTCAAGGCCTCGACGCGACTCACCAGTTCGGCCTCCTGCCTCGTCGCCGACAGCCAGGGGCCGAGCCGCGAGCTGGAGCGAATCCTGGCGCAGCAAAATCGCGGCATGAAAACCAAGCCGATCCTGGAGATCAATCTGCGCCATCCGATGGTGGGCGCGATCACCAAGGCTCAGGCCGGCTCCAAGGCGGTCGACGATCTCAGCCTGCTCCTGCTCGAACAGGCGCAGATCCTGGACGGCGAATTGCCGGAAGATCCGGCCGCGTTTGCGGCGCGGCTGAACCGGCTGGTGTTGCAGGGGCTCGGCGCATAG
- a CDS encoding tetratricopeptide repeat-containing protein — protein sequence MEVTRAFIVRPFATQDGIDFDRVERELIAPALTAAGIEGRTTLEITRQGNIREDMFRLLVLSDLVIADLSIHNANVFYELGIRHGLRDRHTLLMRAKDTQDKYPFDLQTDRYGQYDPANPAAALPGFIESLKATLADTNKDSPVFKLLPRLTPHDRAALMVVPFDFQEEVEIAQKAGRAGDLRLLAQEVRGFEWGSAGLRIVGDAQFRIKALAGAKKTFELLRALDSNDFQANYRLGTIYQKLAARALGPDSKLDCITRSEQAINRVLARTMPPNDRDETPKESAERRFHRAEGHSLLGSNAKTRWIDDWQAAASLDAQREAALRSPHLSSAIQHYLDGFAEDLDSFYAGINALAMLTIQIGLAKALPDVWAESFDDGDAATVALKTSERRAGRLAAALNLAVGNDDKVMRKGEKFDIWKEISRADLSFLTAEKPAQAGTAYRRGLANAGPFEIDAARRNLLLFRELGVLSANVEAALREMNQAAPDQPVALPVRVILFTGHMLDTPRRDKNDPRFPNTQEAVAAARKMIEKAVKDEMNESGGVAFGIAGGACGSDILFHEVCNALNVPTQLMLALPEAQFQAESVNHGGVDWVMRYQQLCQRVTPRVLAESKDLPRWLSGKKGYDIWQRNNLWMMFSALAAQARYLTLVALYNREKDPDGPGGTAHLVKVAADWGFKTVELDARQLLKTGGT from the coding sequence ATGGAAGTCACGCGCGCTTTTATCGTTCGTCCCTTCGCCACGCAGGACGGCATCGATTTCGATCGGGTGGAAAGGGAGCTTATCGCGCCTGCGCTCACGGCGGCTGGAATTGAAGGCCGCACCACGCTCGAGATCACGCGGCAGGGCAACATCCGGGAGGATATGTTCAGGCTGCTGGTGCTCTCCGATCTGGTGATCGCCGACCTCTCCATCCACAACGCCAATGTGTTCTACGAGCTTGGTATCCGGCACGGTCTGCGCGATCGGCACACCCTGCTGATGCGCGCCAAGGATACGCAGGACAAGTATCCCTTCGATCTTCAGACCGATCGATATGGTCAATACGATCCGGCGAACCCTGCCGCCGCGCTCCCTGGCTTTATCGAGTCGCTCAAGGCGACGCTTGCCGACACCAACAAGGACAGCCCGGTCTTCAAGTTGCTCCCACGCCTGACGCCGCACGACCGGGCCGCGCTCATGGTCGTGCCATTCGATTTCCAGGAAGAGGTCGAGATCGCGCAAAAGGCGGGTCGCGCCGGCGACCTGCGGCTGCTCGCGCAGGAGGTCCGCGGTTTCGAATGGGGAAGCGCGGGATTGCGGATCGTTGGCGACGCGCAATTTCGGATCAAGGCCCTCGCCGGAGCCAAGAAGACGTTCGAACTGCTGCGGGCCCTGGACAGCAACGATTTTCAGGCCAATTACCGCCTGGGCACGATCTATCAGAAGCTGGCGGCCAGGGCCCTTGGTCCCGATTCAAAGCTCGACTGCATCACGCGTTCGGAACAGGCGATCAATCGGGTCCTCGCCCGCACGATGCCGCCGAATGATCGCGATGAGACGCCCAAGGAATCGGCGGAGCGGCGGTTTCACCGCGCCGAGGGACATTCATTGCTGGGAAGCAACGCCAAGACGCGATGGATTGACGATTGGCAGGCCGCGGCCTCCCTCGATGCGCAACGCGAGGCGGCCCTCCGCTCGCCGCATCTTTCCTCCGCCATCCAGCATTATCTCGATGGCTTCGCCGAAGATCTGGACAGCTTCTATGCGGGGATCAATGCGCTTGCGATGCTGACGATCCAGATCGGTCTCGCCAAGGCGCTCCCCGATGTCTGGGCTGAAAGTTTCGATGACGGGGACGCGGCGACCGTCGCTCTCAAGACCAGCGAGCGCCGCGCCGGTCGTCTCGCTGCGGCGTTAAACCTGGCCGTCGGCAACGATGACAAAGTGATGCGGAAGGGCGAGAAATTCGACATCTGGAAGGAGATCAGCCGTGCGGACCTGTCGTTCCTCACGGCCGAGAAGCCGGCACAAGCCGGGACCGCCTATCGAAGAGGCCTGGCAAATGCGGGTCCGTTCGAAATCGACGCGGCGCGGCGTAATCTCCTGCTGTTTCGCGAGCTCGGGGTGCTGTCGGCAAATGTCGAAGCCGCGCTGAGGGAGATGAACCAGGCTGCGCCGGATCAACCCGTGGCGCTGCCCGTGCGGGTCATCCTTTTCACGGGCCATATGCTCGACACGCCCCGCCGGGACAAGAACGACCCGCGTTTTCCCAACACACAAGAGGCGGTTGCCGCGGCGCGCAAGATGATCGAAAAAGCGGTCAAGGACGAGATGAACGAGAGTGGCGGCGTTGCGTTCGGCATAGCGGGCGGGGCTTGTGGCAGCGACATCCTGTTCCACGAGGTCTGCAACGCGCTCAACGTCCCCACGCAGCTCATGCTGGCGCTGCCAGAGGCCCAGTTCCAGGCCGAATCGGTCAATCACGGCGGGGTCGATTGGGTGATGCGATACCAGCAACTCTGCCAGCGCGTGACGCCTCGCGTGCTCGCCGAATCCAAGGATCTGCCGCGCTGGCTCTCCGGCAAAAAGGGTTACGATATCTGGCAGCGGAATAATCTCTGGATGATGTTCAGCGCCCTGGCCGCGCAAGCGCGTTACCTGACGCTGGTCGCGCTCTACAATCGCGAGAAGGATCCCGACGGCCCCGGGGGCACGGCGCATCTCGTGAAGGTCGCGGCGGACTGGGGATTCAAGACGGTCGAACTCGACGCGCGGCAATTGCTGAAGACCGGCGGTACGTAA